The sequence GCGACGGACGTGGACGCAGATCTGCTGGTGATGGGCTGTTATGGACACGGGCGTGCACGCGAGTGGGTGCTGGGAGGTGCCACGCGCACAGTCCTGAAGACGATGACGCTTCCTGTGCTGATGGCCCATTGAAGACATCACTGGCGACACCTGCCCCGGCATTGAGCAGACTCAAACGGCAGACCTGCGGTGCACGTAGAGTGGCTTCAACAAGGTTCGGGGAGAACTGCATGGCCACTTTCATCCTGCTGACGCGCCTGTCGCCGCAAGCGCTGCACCAACCCAAGTCGTTCGAAACGCTGGAGCGGCATGTGTCCCGACAGGTACTCGACCATTGTCCGACCTCGAAGTGGTCGATCAGCCATGCGCTGCCTGGCCCGTGGGGCTATCTGGATGTGATCGAGGCTCACGACATGGAGACCGTGACCCGGGCCTCACTGCTGGTGAGGAGCCACGGCAAGGCCTTGCACAGGTCGAGTAACAAGTGGGTCTGCCCGGTTGGCTCGATCCCGAAACAGGCGAACCTCCCGAGGGTGAGTCACCTCCTCATCGGGACACACCATGAGCGACATGCGAACGCGTGACCGGGCGGGCAGCCCGATGCCAGTGTCTTTCCTGTTGCTGGCCGCCTTGCTTGCCGTGGACGCGAAGGCGCAAACACCGCCTGCGGTTTCTCACGGCCCCCGTGCCACCGTGATCCCGGGCGCGATCATGCCCAACTACCGCGCCATTGTTCAGTTGGCAGCACCCGCCGTGGTCGGCATCACGGTCACCGGCTCGCGCAAGGTCTCGCCCCAGGACTGGATGCCCTGGCCGGACGAAGAACCCTTCT is a genomic window of Hydrogenophaga sp. RAC07 containing:
- a CDS encoding GYD domain-containing protein, giving the protein MATFILLTRLSPQALHQPKSFETLERHVSRQVLDHCPTSKWSISHALPGPWGYLDVIEAHDMETVTRASLLVRSHGKALHRSSNKWVCPVGSIPKQANLPRVSHLLIGTHHERHANA